The DNA region TAATAATATATTGTTCTTTTATATGCAAAATGGAACCAACCAGTATTTGATCAAGTCTAATACTCCTATAAGTTATTGATTATTATATATACTAAAGCTCAATATTGGGTTTTAGAAACTTATCAGTGTTTAtattctaaataaaatttattaacaTAAAAGAAAAGATAAGAACTTAGGACATGTTTTTGTTTGAAGTATAAAATAACAGATCTTTTATTGGTAGAGAAAATGGTGATACTGATAATTCAATTGAAGAAGATGACAGGACAAGTATTAGAGAGACTGACACGAAATGATTTGGGATATTTTGACTTGTTCAAAATGTTGTCTGAACTCTAAAATGATAAAAGACTTTGTGGACTCATTGAACTTGGGCTTACATCTAACATTTCATGAAATGGGCCTCGTACACACACTCAGCCCACAACATTTAGGCCTTGTACATAGAATTATCTAGAACACTGTAAATATATTATTCCATTGTAATTACCTGTTATCATCCCATAGGTTGCTAggtagaaacaaagaaaaaatagGACAGCTGGATGAAAACAAATAAGAGTAGGACAGTTGTAGTAGTTTGTTATTTTTGATTCCTTTTGTTTTGTATTTATACATGGTTGTACAGTGCATTGAATATACAGAAAAAGGAGATAATTTCTCACATCATCTTTCCAtttttacatggtatcagagcaggcctAAATCTGCCTACAAACCTTTAATATTTTTTTCTGTTCTTCATCGTTTTTGCTAAATGGGAACCACCAGTGAAACCATTGATGCAATCGTAACAGAAACAACAACAGCTCTTGTTGTTCCTGCTACCCTTAATATTGATTCTTCTCACCCTTGTTACCTTCATGCCTCTGATTATCCTGGCATGAACCTTGTTTCCACAGCCTTTGATGGCAAGGCATATGGAGGATGGAGAAGAGGAGTTGTCATAGCTCTCTCTGCTAAAAACAAAATAGGATTTATTGATGGTACTCTCACTGCTTCTGCTACTGACCGTCTTTTGCAAAAGAATTAGAGTCGTTGTAATGACATGGTGTTGTCATGGTTGTTGAATTCTCTCTCCAAAGAGATAGCTGAAAGTGTGCTCTATTCCAAAAGTGCCAAGGAGCTTTGGAGTGACCTGGAAGACAGATATGGACAAGCAAATGGAGCAAAGCTTTTTCAGTTACAAAAGGAACTCAGTGCAGTAGTACAAGGTAATAGCAGTGTATCAGCCTATTTCACTAAGATGAAGAGTCTATCGGATGAACTAGAGGCTTTAAACACATATATTGTTTGTTCGTGTGAATGTAAGTGTGGTTCCAAGACCAAAACCCTTAAGGCCATTCAAGATGGTAGGCTGCTTCAATTTCTGATGGGTCTTAATGAGGTTTTCATAGGTGTGAGGAGTAACATTCTTTTAACTGCACCACTTCCTAGCATTAAACAGGCCTATTGTTTGGTGATCCAAGATGAGAAGCAAAGAGAAATACACTCTACTCCTCATTATCCAGGAGATTCAGCTTCCTTTCTTGTTGCTGATTAGTCAGGTGGACACAGAAGGTTCAATGACAACAGGGGACATAAGGCACCTTATGATGCAAAGAAAAACACACCTGTTTGCACCTACTGTAAGAAGATAGGACATACCATTGACAAATGCTACAAGATTCATGGTTTTCCACCTGATTTTAAGTTTACTAAGTCTAAGAAATTCCAGCACACAACACATGTGAACAATGCTTTAGGAATAGTTGAGGGGTATGAGCAGGCTGGAAGTAGTTCTGGGAATCCTAAGTCACTAACTCAAGAGAACATTAGAGAGTTATTACAGCTGCTTCAGCAAATGAAACTAGGAAAGCAAACTGTTGAAGGTTCTGAGACCCCTGCAAATGCAAATTGTGCTGGTATAACAAAAAAATTCAATTCTTATGCcttttttgttcaaattaataGTCAATCTTGGATcatggtgttatatcccgtgtttttgcgtatttgaaaaatttggaataatctttccttgtaggaaataaggctatgtttttattttatttaacatatgtgtgatattcatgaaaattttTGAAGCGCAAGTGCGaaataaggccaagggcaaaattgaaattttgaaaattagtttggaaattacaaaacaagattcaTAATAagtttgggctcaaaaaaaaaaaaaaaaaaaaagaagatgaaGCCCAAGaaatagggggtggccggccaagagcctttggcccaagcccacaactTAATGGTCCATATGATTAATTAATATAAGGGGGAAATTGCACATGTTCAcccatagaacattcaagaatcaaaaaaacaaaagaaagaaagtaagagagagagagagggttcggccccTTCAAAGAAAGAGTAGAATTTTTTTCTCTCCTCCAactttgattcaaaaatcttgttcttcttgaattcttaacaaGTCCAAGAcactctacaacgtggtataattagtttagcggaaggacgacgtttgtggcaagtggaaaattgaagaaaaaggtaagaattttatcccTTTTGTTATGGAAGGAACACATGTGTTATAATGGTTAGAATTGCATGAAAaaccatggaattgtgatgtatgtgtgtttggccgtgtgggtgtgtgaagaggagtgtggccgtgagccatagtaatgTAAGAGGATgatgaattaaattttatttggCTTGCTAATGGTGTCGtagtgacatttatgacgtaaataaagggttaacgagttgagttggtgttgaaattggttgtatgttgttatgagaaattatgtgatttttatataatttttatgcaattatgaaagtaagatgctaaatgtgaactatggtagttgttaatgaatttggaagaaaacaatgcgatttggtagtttcgttgcaattgtagaagttttgaatggaatatggaaatgggtgGAATggtttgaatccttgaatattgtttgaaatgttattgaaatatgtttgggtaatcttgagttagttaatgaatatgaaaaatgttgatattagttagacggtgtgaagttagaatggaagaGTAACATTATGcggaaaggaagggaaaattatgttagaatgcgtttgtTGTGATTTTaatgattgttgttattgttgtggttgttgttgttgatattatggccgagctaagtctcggggatgttgaatttataggggaaatgctgtcaaaATTTCGGTacacaaatatgaatttaagttgaattcttagaagctataactcacatttggtaaatgtgaccaaattgtagattttggcgaacttgagacttgattttggagacgtataggaggcggaaaaggtatgtaaagttaccccttttcttcttttggcatgtcctagatatactaggttgagatttgagtcTCGGGGGCAATCCTGATCATAGAAATCCGAGCTAGATTTTGGGTACTATACATTCAATGCAATTGAATTACAATTCTTATGTTTAGTTGGAAAAGTGATCAAACATTCGTAAATTCCATAAACGT from Lycium barbarum isolate Lr01 chromosome 10, ASM1917538v2, whole genome shotgun sequence includes:
- the LOC132612837 gene encoding uncharacterized protein LOC132612837, with amino-acid sequence MVLSWLLNSLSKEIAESVLYSKSAKELWSDLEDRYGQANGAKLFQLQKELSAVVQGNSSVSAYFTKMKSLSDELEALNTYIVCSCECKCGSKTKTLKAIQDGRLLQFLMGLNEVFIGVRSNILLTAPLPSIKQAYCLSGGHRRFNDNRGHKAPYDAKKNTPVCTYCKKIGHTIDKCYKIHGFPPDFKFTKSKKFQHTTHVNNALGIVEGYEQAGSSSGNPKSLTQENIRELLQLLQQMKLGKQTVEGSETPANANCAVHKLCKQLQQNVLFTSTSCFLQGPSMKKPLEIGKEVGGLYFVKTSLAAAKFKPSIASSSHLVSSRKHCLASSASIFNSNKLFQFQCKDSSMAL